The Agromyces marinus genome window below encodes:
- the ruvX gene encoding Holliday junction resolvase RuvX, with amino-acid sequence MRPGARLGIDVGRARIGVARCDPSAILAVPVETVRRSVDGEDADIRRLLELAAEYEATELVVGHPLSLSGTATASTADAVEFAGRIAGHGVAVRLVDERLSTVSAQHALRAAGKSARKQRPVIDQAAAVIILQHAIDAERASGIAPGRTIPTEEGPRPS; translated from the coding sequence GTGCGGCCCGGTGCGCGACTGGGCATCGACGTGGGCCGCGCCCGGATCGGCGTCGCGCGATGCGACCCGTCGGCGATCCTCGCCGTGCCCGTCGAGACCGTGCGGCGCAGCGTCGACGGCGAGGATGCCGACATCCGTCGTCTGCTCGAGCTCGCCGCCGAGTACGAGGCGACCGAACTGGTCGTCGGGCATCCGCTGTCGTTGTCGGGGACCGCGACGGCCTCGACGGCCGATGCGGTGGAGTTCGCCGGACGAATCGCCGGCCACGGCGTCGCGGTGCGCCTCGTCGACGAACGGCTTTCGACGGTGAGTGCGCAACATGCCCTGCGGGCGGCCGGGAAGTCGGCCCGCAAGCAGCGGCCCGTGATCGATCAGGCCGCAGCCGTTATCATTCTGCAACACGCCATCGATGCCGAACGGGCATCGGGCATCGCCCCCGGACGCACGATACCCACCGAGGAAGGCCCCCGACCCTCGTGA